From the Euphorbia lathyris chromosome 6, ddEupLath1.1, whole genome shotgun sequence genome, one window contains:
- the LOC136233078 gene encoding PLASMODESMATA CALLOSE-BINDING PROTEIN 1-like, whose amino-acid sequence MGSQYFTILFLFLLFLNPGSSVAETPPQEAIWKERISENQETQIPFSSSVFTTQLDTIPIVNPTPPSTTTPIDNPSPFDNPSPIDNPIDSPPAPTAFTTTPPMPPATTIPQIPPTTTTPNPTTPISTPTSSGGQWCIASPTASETALQVALDYACGYGGADCSALQPGAGCYNPNTLRDHASYAFNDYYQKNPAPTSCAFGGTAQLTSTDPSSGSCHFSSTKSTPSITPPANPPPAPTTTTPTTTTPTIMTPPMLTTPGGPTVFGVAEPTGSPNSATSVPTSLLLLCSITAVVASLLASDQV is encoded by the exons GTTCAAGTGTTGCAGAAACACCTCCGCAGGAAGCAATCTGGAAAGAAAGAATATCAGAGAACCAAGAAACCCAGATACCTTTCTCATCCTCAGTGTTCACCACCCAATTAGACACAATTCCCATTGTCAATCCAACACCACCTTCGACAACTACTCCAATTGATAATCCGAGTCCATTCGACAATCCTAGTCCAATTGACAATCCTATCGACTCGCCGCCTGCACCAACTGCATTCACAACAACACCGCCGATGCCACCAGCCACTACAATACCGCAAATTCCCCCAACCACTACAACTCCAAATCCTACAACTCCAATTTCAACTCCAACCTCATCAGGAGGGCAATGGTGCATTGCAAGTCCAACTGCTTCAGAGACTGCTCTACAGGTAGCTCTTGACTATGCTTGTGGCTATGGTGGTGCCGACTGTTCAGCACTTCAACCGGGAGCAGGTTGTTATAATCCAAACACTCTTAGAGATCATGCTTCTTATGCCTTCAATGATTACTACCAGAAGAATCCAGCTCCTACCAGTTGTGCTTTTGGTGGAACAGCACAGCTTACCAGCACTGACCCAA GTAGCGGAAGCTGTCACTTTTCATCAACCAAGTCAACACCAAG CATTACTCCGCCAGCTAACCCACCCCCAGCCCCTACAACCACCACCCCGACCACCACCACACCAACTATAATGACTCCACCAATGCTAACCACACCAGGAGGACCAACAGTTTTCGGTGTGGCAGAACCAACAGGCTCACCCAACTCAGCAACTTCTGTTCCTACCAGTTTACTGCTCCTCTGTTCTATAACAGCAGTTGTGGCATCGCTTCTTGCTTCGGATCAAGTCTAA